ATGACCGAAGCGATGTCGAGATCCGACAGCGACGCCCACGACGGCATCGCGCCCTTGCCGTGCAGCACGCGCTCGACGTGGCCGGCGATCGGGCCGTTCACGATCGGGCTGCCGTCCATGGCCGGGAATGCGCCGAGGCCCTTGCCGCTCACCTGGTGGCAGGCCGCGCAGTTCGCCTTGTAGACTTCCTCGCCGTGCGCGACGAGTTCAGCCATCGTGTAGACCTTGTTCGGATCGACTGCGGCGCTGGCCAGCTTGGCCTTCTGCGCGGTCACCCACTTCGCGTAGTCGTCTTCCGACAGCACTTCGACGACGACCGGCATGTACGCGTGTTCCTTGCCGCACAGCTCGGTACAGAAACCGCGGAACGTACCGACCTTGTCGGCCTTGAACCACGTGTCGCGCACGAAGCCGGGGATCGCATCCTGCTTCACGCCGAACGCGGGCACGTACCACGAGTGGACGACGTCGTTCGCGGTCGTGATGATGCGGATCTTCTTGTTGACCGGCACGACGAGCGGGTTGTCGACTTCCTGCAGATAGGTGTCGGTGATCGGCTTCTTGCCCATCACTTCGTCACGCGGGGTGCTGAGCGTCGACAGGAAGCCGATGCCCTCGCCCGGGCCCTTCACGTAGTCGTAGCCCCACTTCCACTGGTAGCCGGTGACCTTGATCGTGAGATCGGCGTTCGTCGTGTCCTTCATCGCGACGACGGCCTTCGTCGCCGGCAGCGCCATCAGCACGACGATGACGAACGGCACGATCGTCCAGATGATCTCGACGGTCGTGCTTTCATGGAAATTGGCGGCCTTGTGGCCTTTGGATTTGCGGTGCGCGAAGATCGAATAGAACATCACGCCGAACACGCCGACGAAGATCACCGTACACAGGATCAGCATCATCGTGTGGAGATCGTAGAGCTCCTCGGCGATCTTCGTGACAGGCGGCTGAAAGTTGATCTCGTTGACACGGGGGCCGCCCGGGCTATCACCGACCGCCAGGGCCGCACCGGCAAAGAGCAATCCGCTGCATGCCAGCACGCCCGCGAGGGCTCGCTTGATTGTTTTCATAGCATCCTTACCCAAAATTTCCATTCAAACCCTCCCCCGTCGCAAGTCGCCGGCCTGTTTCCGGCCGGTGCCCGCGCCTCGTCAGCCGCAGCGCCTGAGCGACACGCGCAGTTCGTCGGCGAACTGCGCACGCTTGTACTGCGCGAGATGCTGCCCGATTACGACGGTCTGCCCGCGCGATACCAGTCGAATCGGATCGCGTGGCGTCGCACCCGGCTCGACCCGCACCCAGCGCGGGTTGAATTCGATCTGCGTGAGCCGCTCCGCATCCATCCGCTCGATCACGAGCCGATGCGGAAACAGCCTGATGCGCTCGTAATCGACCGCATGGCGAGCATAAACCGCAAATGCGACACCCACCGCCAGCAACTCGATTCCGGTAAAAGGCATGACGAGCCAAGCCCCTATCCACATCAGCAACGTCGCGATCACCAGCGAGAAGCCCGCGAGCGACGCGTAAAACAGCACGAACTGGCGTGGCGACACCGAACAGTTGCGTTTCATCAGCCAGTCTTCGAGGACCGGCTCGCCGTTCGTCGTCTCCGCCAAAACCCTCGCTGCTTCCATCGCCGCCTCACGCGAATGGCATGCGATGCATGCCTGCATCGGACTCGTCGCCCCGTATTGCGGGGACCCCGGGACGACAAGCTGACGCATTATAGGCGGGTTCAATGGCATCCACAAGCAAGCGCCTATCGCCCCGCAAGCCAAGCGCGACAAGCTTTTCGGCCGTTTTTCGCGCTAATTCGACCCCGCTTTGCGCCGCTAATTTCAGACATAACAAAACCCCTCTTTACCGCTTTACCGATTCTTCGGACGCCCCTTGCCGATATCCTCGATGCGCACGATCCCGTGCCCTTCGGCGGTCGTGCGCGGTACGGCCTTCCAGGCGTGGCCGTAGATCACCTCGAAGGTCAGCGGAATCGTGCCGTCCTCGCGCCGGCGCGCCTCCAGCGCGTCGCCGAGTGCCGCGCGAAAGCGCCGCGTCGCGTGCTGCGGCGCCGTGCGCTCGAACGG
The DNA window shown above is from Burkholderia cepacia and carries:
- the coxB gene encoding cytochrome c oxidase subunit II, with the protein product MEILGKDAMKTIKRALAGVLACSGLLFAGAALAVGDSPGGPRVNEINFQPPVTKIAEELYDLHTMMLILCTVIFVGVFGVMFYSIFAHRKSKGHKAANFHESTTVEIIWTIVPFVIVVLMALPATKAVVAMKDTTNADLTIKVTGYQWKWGYDYVKGPGEGIGFLSTLSTPRDEVMGKKPITDTYLQEVDNPLVVPVNKKIRIITTANDVVHSWYVPAFGVKQDAIPGFVRDTWFKADKVGTFRGFCTELCGKEHAYMPVVVEVLSEDDYAKWVTAQKAKLASAAVDPNKVYTMAELVAHGEEVYKANCAACHQVSGKGLGAFPAMDGSPIVNGPIAGHVERVLHGKGAMPSWASLSDLDIASVITYERNSWGNHKNDLLQPKQVADARNGKMPEDAAGAAAAPAEAASAPAQAASGAAEQPAAAAASAALSTIYFETGKSVLPADAKAAIAAAADYAKAHPDAKLALSGFTDKTGSADANAELAKHRAQAVRDALKAAGVAEDHIIMKKPETITGGADAKEARRVEIGPAA
- a CDS encoding DUF2244 domain-containing protein, whose amino-acid sequence is MQACIACHSREAAMEAARVLAETTNGEPVLEDWLMKRNCSVSPRQFVLFYASLAGFSLVIATLLMWIGAWLVMPFTGIELLAVGVAFAVYARHAVDYERIRLFPHRLVIERMDAERLTQIEFNPRWVRVEPGATPRDPIRLVSRGQTVVIGQHLAQYKRAQFADELRVSLRRCG